The Horticoccus luteus DNA window CCATCGGCCAGCAGGATGTGGATACGCGCGCCCGCATCGGCGGCCCGCGCCGCCCGCGCCAACGCCATTGCGCGCGGCAACGTTGCCACGGGTGCCCCGGCTCCTCCCGACGCCCCGTCGTCGCCCCGCGGCGACACATGTATCCGCGTGTCCTCTCGCGCGACCAGCGTCGCCGGCTCTCCTCCCCACAAAACGGGCGCGGTGAGCGCCGCCAAATGAACCCAACGAAAAAGCGAAGAGCGAAACATCATGGGGCAGGAAGGTGGGGATACGCAACGCGGGACGGGGCGGGACCAGCGCACCTTGCGTGCAGCGACGCCGCAACCAAGGCGCGACTAAATCAGTTAACGATTTTCCAAATCGTCCACTGGTCACCGCGGCTCGCGCGCTTTCTTTCGCGCGGCCGGCAAACCCCGCACCGTGCGGCCTTCCTGCCACGTGCCGTCCACGTGCGTGCCATGCGGCACGGCGTTGAAACCGCGCTGGTTGCTCTGGAGCAAGCTGTTCAATATCTCGACGGCAAATTCCCCCATTTCGCTGCGATGCTGCTGGATCCCGCTCGCCTGCGGCACGTCGTCCGCGACATTCAAACTCGCGTAACCGATGTCCTGCGGGATGCGCAAACCTTCAGCGCGCACCGCTTCAAAAAAACCATCCGAGCGGCTGATGACCGCCTCCGGGCGTTCCCGCCGCAGCCAGCTTCGAATCTGTCCCACCGGATCCTCCGGCTGCAGCACGAGCGCCGATACCCGATTCGCCTCCAGCGTGCGCGACTGCAGATAAGCGTAACCCGCCTCCCATTGGTGCAGCGTGCGATCAGAGAGATCCGTCCACACGATGATCCCGATCCGCGTGTAGTTGCGCGCGCGCAGTTGCTCCCACGCCAGCAAAATGCCCGCGAAGTGGTTCGGCACGATGTGATGAAACAACGGATATTGCACTGGCCGCTCCAGCGCGACGACCGCGAAGTCCTTCCACTCCAGATCGAGCCGGTCGCGCGGATCTTCGAACGGCGCGAGAATCACGCCCCGGATGCCGCGGTTGCGCAGCACCGCGCTGAACCGCCGCGCCGAACACCCCTGTTCGCGCGCCCAGAAGACCTGCAGCGAATACCCGAGCGACCGCGCGCGCAACGTTACGCCTTCGATCGCCTGCTTCGCACTTGTCCGCGTCGTCCACGCATCCCGACTCGACCAGTTCGTCACGAGCGCGATCACCGAAAAATCCCGATGCACCCGCAGGCGGCTGCGGTGCGCGGCCAGCGCCGACAACCCCGGATCCGGCGCGTAATTCAGCTCCCGCGCCATCGCCTTCACCTTCGCCGTCGTCGCCGCCGAAATCGAAGGATGGTTGCGCAACGCCAGCGACACCGCCGCCACGCTCAGGCCCAGCCGCCCGGCAACATCCTTCAAAGTGGTGCGTTTTTCCCAGCTCACTTAATTGATTTAGCGGAGTGCGACTTTTCGCACCGGATTCACCACGTCAACGTAATTGCTCCCGTGGCTGCCCCTTCTCCCTTTCCTGCGCCGTCCTCCGGTCGGCCGCCGCCGAATGTCGTCTTCATCATCGCCGACGATCACCGGCACGATGCGCTCGGCGTGTGCGGGCATCCGGCGGTGCGCACGCCCCACTTGGACGCCTTGGCGCGCCGCGGCACCCATTTCGCGCGCACGTATCAAATGGGCGGGCTCATCGCCGCCGTGTGTTCGCCTGCCCGCGCCGCGCTCTTGACTGGCTGCAATGTCATCCGCGCCGACGCCGCTCCCTCTCCCTCCAGCCAGCCCGACCGCCTGGTGGCCCTCGCTCCCGATCTCACGACGCTCCCCGAGCGATTTCGCGCCGCCGGTTACGAGACGTTCATCACCGGAAAATGGCACAACGACCCGGCGGCGCTTCAACGCTCGTTCACCGGCGGACGCCGCATCTTTTTCGGCGGCATGTCCGATCATCATCACGTGCCGCTGCGGGATTATTCGCCGACCGGCGACTACTCGGCACCGCCTTACTACGAAGCAGGCTTCTCCACCGAACTCTTTTGCCGCGCTGCGGAGGAGTTTATTCAGCAACCCCGCGGACCCTTCTTCCTCTATCTCGCACTCACGTCGCCCCACGATCCCCGCACCCCGCCCCCGGAGTTCGCCACGTTATATCCGCCGGCCGACATTCCGTTGCCGGCGAATTTTCTGCCTGACCATCCCTTTGATAACGGCGAAATTGCGATCCGCGACGAACGCCTCGCCGACCATCCACTGCAACCCGATGTCCTGCGGGCGCATCTCGCCGCCTACTATGGCATGATCAGCCATCACGACGCTCAACTCAGCCGCGTCTTCACCGCTCTGCGCGAGGCTGGCTTGGAATCCAACACGCTGGTCGTTTACGTCTCCGATCACGGGTTGTCGCTCGGCAGCCACGGTTTGCTCGGCAAACAGAATCTCTACGAAGAAAGCGTGCGCGTGCCGCTGCTGCTGGCGGGCCCCGGCGTGACTGCCGGGCGCACCGAAACAGCGCCGGTTTATTCCCTCGATCTCTTCTCGACGCTGCCCGCGCTGGCCGGCCTGCCCGCTGCGCCCGCTCACGACAGCCGACCGTTACCGCTCACGGCATCAACGCCTGACGGCCGCCGGCACTTCGTTTTCGCGCTCTATAAGGATTGTCAGCGCATGGTCAGCGATGGGCGGTGGAAACTCATCCGCTACTACGTGCACGGGCAGGAGCGGCGACAACTTTTCGACTTGGACAACGACCCCGCGGAGCTCACCGATCTCTCCACCGTGGCCGCGCACCAACCCGTCATTCATCGCCTGCTCGCCCGCTTGAACGCCTGGCAGAGCTCCATCGGCGATCGCTGGCTGCCGCCCGCGCTTCTGCCGGGTGATGTCGACTCGGATCTCGTCGCATGACCCATCTGCGCGTCAGCCCCCTCGATCTGGGGATCGTGCTCGGATATTTCGTGTTTACCATCGCGCTCGGCGCTTGGTTTTCCCGTCGCAAGGTCGAGACCGGCGAAGGCTTCTTCCTCGCCGGCCGCTCCGCGCGCTGGCCCGTCATCGGCGCGTCGCTTTTTTCTGCGAACATCTCCAGTCAGCAATTCGTCGGCATGGCCGGCCTCGCCTACACCCTCGGACTCGTCGCCGGCGCGTTCCAATTGGTGGGCGCGGGCTGCTTCCTCCTCCTCGCGCTGTTTTTTGTGGACGTTTATCTGGGGCTGAAGCTCACCACCGCGCCGGAATTCTTCGAGCGCCGCTACGGTTCCGGCACGCGGCTCTTCGTTGCGGGCATCAACGTCGTCATGATCCTCGCCGCCAACCTCACCGCGGCGCTCTATGCCGGCGCCACGGTGCTGACCACGTTGCTGGGCTGGACCGCTCCCGGACAATTTCTGATCGCGGTCGTGGCGATCGCGGGCGGCGCGGCGATCTGCGCCATTTTCGGCGGGTTGCGTTCGGTCATGTGGATCGACGTGTTTCAAGCCTCGGTGCTCGTCCTCGGCGGGCTCGTGACGCTCTTCGCCGCTCTCGCTCACGCCGGCGGCCTCGCCGCGCTGCTCCCCATGCACGATCCCGCGGGCCACTCCATGTGGTCGGTCGTGCAACCCTGGAACCATGCCTTCGGCTGGCTGCCGCTGCTGACCGGCGCCGTGATCCTCGGCGTGCATGGACATTGCACCGATCATGACTACGTCCAACGCGCGCTCGCGGCCCGCAGTGTTTATCATTCGAAAATGGGCGCGGTATTCGCCGCGTTGCTCAAGATCCTGGCCCTCTTCATCATCGCTGCACCGGGTGTCATCGCGGCGCGGCTCATTCCCGGCCTCGCCCATCCGGATCAAGCCTACGCCGAAATGGTGGCGCATTTCGTTCCACCGGGACTGGTCGGCTTGGTGCTCGCCGGACTGCTCGCGGCGATTCTCGGCACGATGGCGGCCGGGCTGGCCGCGTCGTCCTCGATGCTCACCTATGATTTCGCGCTGAAAATATTCCCCCGGCTCGACGAACGCGCCCGCGTGCGCCTCGGCCGCGCGTTGATGGCGCTCATTCTCGTGGGTTGCAGCGCGGCGGCGCCGCTGATCGCCCGCTACTCCGGGTTATTCGCGTATCTCGTGAAACTCTGGTCGCTCCTCGCTCCGCCGGTTTTTGTTTGTGTTGTCTTCGGCATTTTTTCCCGGCGCGCCGACAATCGCGGCGCCATCGCCACGCTCATCGTCGGTTCCACCTTGGGGCTCGCCGCGTTTCTCGTGCTCGATTCCCCCGCCGCGGTTGCGAAGCTGCCTGTTTACCTGCGCAACCCGCTCAACATCGGCTTCACCATCACGCTCGTTTGCACCGCGGTGATGCTCGCCGCCAGCCGCGGTCGATTCTCGCCGGCCGCGCGCCTCGCCTTCGCGCAACGCGCAGCGGTGCCCATGAGCGATCGCGAACAACGCCGCTACCGCCTCTTTCTCGCCAGCGTGCTCATCGTCCTCGTCGCCGTCATCGTGCTGTTCTCCCCGCTCGGTTTGCTGCGGGCGTGACGGGCGTCGCGCGCCGGGGCGGCAGTCGTTCGCGCACCCAGACGGACTAAACCCGGTGCCGGCCCGACCTTCGCCTTGCGCCACATCGACAAACGGCGTGCTATCGTCGGACATGACGTTCGACTTCGACACGCCGCTCAACCGCGTCGGCTCCGATTCCCAAAAGTGGCAGAAATACGCCGGCCGCGACATCCTGCCCATGTGGGTCGCCGACATGGATTTTCGCTCGTCGCCCGCCATCATCGATGCCCTGCAACGCCGCGTCGCGCACGGGATCTTCGGCTACGCTCGCCCGGTGGCCTCGACGATCGACGCTGTCGTCGACGCTTTCGCGCGCCGCTATGGTTGGGCGATCGATCCGGCGTGGCTCGTCTGGCTCCCTGGCCTCGTCGGCGGCCTCAACCTCACCGCGCAGGCCCTCACCGCCCCGGGTGACGAAGTGCTCACCCTCACGCCCGTTTACCCGCCGTTCATGTCGGCGCCGAAAAACAGCGGCCGCGTGTCGGTGCCGGTGCCGTTTGCCCTCCACACCACCGCGGCGCGTTGGGAAATCGATTGGGTGGCCCTCGAACGCTCCGTCACGCCGCGCACGAAGCTCTTCTTTTTGTGCAACCCGCACAACCCCCTCGCCCGCGTGTGGCGGCGCGACGAACTCACGCAACTCGCCGAATTCTGCGCGCGGCATGATCTCATTCTCTGCTCGGATGAAATTCACTGCGACCTGATCCTCGATCCCGCGCTGCCGCACATCCCCAGCGCGTCGCTCAGCAGCGAGCTCGCCCAGCGCACCATCACCCTCATGGCGCCGAGCAAGACCTACAACATTCCCGGGCTGGGCACCTCGCTCGCGATCATCCCCGACGCCACGTTGCGCGCGCGTTTCGTTCGCGCCGCCGCCGGCATCGTCGCCGAAGTCACCGCCCTCGGCTTCACCGCGTGCGAAGCCGCCTACCGCGACAGCGAACCCTGGCGCCAGGCGTTGCTCGCGTATCTGCGGGGCAATCGCGATCACCTCCTCTCGTTTCTCCAACGCGAGCTTCCCGCCGTGCGCGTCGAGGCGCCGATCGAGGCGACCTATCTGGCGTGGCTTAACGTCAGCGCACTCGGTCTTGCCGATCCCATCGCCCACTTCGAAGAACACGGCGTCGGCCTCAGCGAAGGCGCGTATTTCGGTGCGAGACGCGGCGACTATGTGCGCCTCAACTTCGGCTGCCCGCGCGCCACGCTGAGCGAAGGCCTGGCCCGGATGAAACGCGCCGCCGCGGCCGCGCGCTAAGGCAGAATCCGCGCCTGCCACTCCGGCGGCAGCACCCGCGGCCGATACGCCCCGAACAGCCGGTAACGCACCCGCGCCACCAGCCGATACGCGGCGTCGCGCCAACTCCGCGGAATCGCGCGGCACCACGCCACCGCGCGCCACGCGCCGCCCAAAGCCGCCAGCACGGCCAGCACCGCATCGGTGCGCACGAGGATCGTGACCCGCCGCCCCGCCCAATCCGGCACGTAAACCGCCGTGTCGAAATCTGTCGTCGGCAGATCGCGGGCGCGCAGAAACGCCTGCGCCGTTTCACCCTGCAACGGCGCGAACCACAACTTCCCCCGCCGATCGCTGCGCAACAAAAGCCGCACCAAACCCTGACACAGCCCGCATTCGCCGTCGAACAGCAACACCCGTTGCGGGACGGACGGCGAAGAAGCGGTGGAGGGCTCGGGCATGCTCCGTTGTCGCTCCCACCGGCGCGCGACGCAACTCCCCTTGCGGCGACACGCCGCCGCGCTTTACCTCTTCCGCTTCGATGCGTCTTGGTCCTTACGAACTTCCTTCGCCCTTGTTCCTCTCGCCGCTGGCCGGCTACACCAATCTGCCGATGCGCGTGACGCTGCGCGAACTCGGCGGGCTCTCCTGGACCACGACCGATCTCGTCAACGCGCGCTCCCTCCTCGAACGCAATCGCACCGCGCTCAAACTCGTCGCCTCCGCCTCCGAAGACCGGCCGTTTGCCATCCAGCTCTTCGGCAGCGTGCCCGAGGAAATGCGCGACGCCGCCATCGTCTGCGAAGAACTGGGCGCGCAGTCGATCGACATCAACATGGGCTGCCCCGTGCGCAAGGTCGTGAGCATCGGCGGCGGCTCCGCCATGATGACCGAGCTCGATAAAACCGCGCGCCTCGTGCGCGGCATGATCGACGCCGTCAAGATTCCCATCACCGCCAAAATGCGCCTCGGCTGGGATGACGCCAATCTCACCGCGCCCGACCTCGCCCGCGTCCTCGAAGACACCGGCGTCGCCGCCATTTTCGTGCACGGCCGCACCCGCGCGCAGGGATTTTCCGGCGGCGTCAACCTCGCCGGCATCCGCGCCGTCGTGCAGGCCGTGCGGGCGATTCCCGTCATCGGCAACGGCGACGTCACCACGCCCTCCGCCGCGCAGCGCATGCTTGCCGAAACGGAATGCGCGGGCGTCAGCATCGGCCGCGGCGCGTTTTACGATCCGTGGATTTTCCGCCGCACCGCGCACTTGCTGCGCACCGGCGAGCTGTTGCCCGAGCCGACGTTCACCGAGCGACTGCGGGTGATGCGCCGGCACTTCGAACGCTACTGCGATTTCTACGGCGAGGAACACGGTGCGCGGCTCTTTCGCAAGGTCGCGCCGTGGTATGCGAAACGCTTCGGCCCTGCGAAACCGTTCAAACGGCGGATCATCACCATCACCTCGCGCGCCGATTTCGACGCCGCGATCGCCGAGTATCTCGCGTGGCGCGCGCCGTTTTGCGGCGCCGACGGCGAACTCCTGCCCAAGTATGAACCCGCGCCGATGATCGCCTCGTTCGAACGCCCCGACGGCGAGCCCGACGTCTTGCAGCGCGAGAGCATCCCCGTGCCCAAAGGCCCCGTCGACGTCTGGTAACCCGTGCGCATCCGCGCGTCTTACTCCCCTTTTCCTGCCCCGCTCATGAAACGATCCGCCTCCGCCCCGTCGCCTGAAACGCTCATCTTCCGCGGCGCGTCCTGGCTCTGGCCCCACGATCTGCGTTGGGATCTCGTCAACGCCTACGCGCTTTTCCGTCGCGGTTTTCAACTCGACCGCGTGCCGCGGCGCGCACCGCTGTTCATCACCGCCGACCAATCCTACCAGCTCTTCGTCAACGGTGCTTTCGTCGCACGCGGCCCCGCGCGCGGCTTTCAAGCGCACTGGCCTTACGACGAAGTCGACCTCGCCCGCTGGCTCGTGCCGGGCCGCAACGTGATCGCAGTCCGCGCCTACAATCCCGGCGCGAGCAACTTCCAATACGTTTCCCAAGGCTACGCCGGGCTGCTCGTGGCCGCGCGTTGGGGCCGCCTCTCGCTCGCGAGCGACGCTTCGTGGCGCTGCCTCCCCGATCCCGGTCCACGCCGCGATACGATCCGCACCGCCATTCAGCTTTTCCCCCAGGAACACTTCGATGCGCGCCCCGGCCCGGTCGATTGGACGTCGACGGCCTTCGATGATCACGCGTGGCTGACGCCCGCCACGCAGCCCTTCGGTGTGCTGCCTTGGGCCTCTCTCGAACCGCGCGGCATTCCACTGTTGCGCGAAGTGGCGCAACGCCCCGGGCGCATCATCGGCCGCGCGGCCGGCGACTGCGGAATGGATTGGGCTACGACACGCAACGTCTACCTCCTGCGGCAAAACGAAGACCATCGGCACGCGCCAGCGACCGGCGACGCGGCCGAGTTTGACGTTCCTGCGACGGGTCCCGGGCGTTTTCGCAGTGTCTTGATCGACCTCGGTCAGCCCGTCGTGGGCAACTTCTCCGTGGTCGTCGCCGGAGGGCGCGGCGGCGAGATCATCGATTTCATTTACACGGAAATCATCGACGCGGCGACCCTCGCGCCTGATTTGCGCTTTCCCGACGGCAGCCGCGTGACGCTGAGCGCCCGCCTCATCTGCCGCGCCGGACGCACCGCTCACTTTTTCTATCATCCGTTCGGGTTCCGGTTCGCGACGATCACCGTCCGCGAATCCGCGGCGCCGCTGCAGATCTCCCTCACGTTTCGCAGCACGCTTTACCCGCTGGAACGGCGCGGCGCGTTCCACAGCTCCGAGCCTGGGCTCGAACAAATCTGGGAAACCTGTGCGCGCTCCCAGCAGAACTGCATGCTCGATGCCTACGTCGATACGCCGTGGCGCGAGCAGGCCCAGTGGTGGGGCGACGCCCGCGTGCAGGCGTGGAACACCTTTCATCTCAGCGGCGACGCACGACTATTTCGGCGCGGAATTTTCCAGATCGGCGCGCAGACCACCGCCGACGGCGTGACCTACGGCCATGCACCGACGATGGCGCACAACTGCGTGCTGCCCGACTTCACGCTCATCTGGATGCTCACGCAGTGGGACTACTACTGGCAGACCGGCGACCTGGAACCCTTTCGCGCCCAACGAGCCACCGTGGCGCGCGCCCTCGCTTATTTCGAAGCCCACACCGGCCCCGACGGGCTCGTCACGCACGATCCGCGTTACTGGCTTTTTCTCGACTGGACCGACCTGCCCAAAGACGGCGCGCCGACCGTCTACAACCTCTGGCTCGTGCTCGCCCTCGAACGTCTCGCCGCGATGCACCGGCTCACGCGCGAAGCGGCCGTGGCGGTTCGCTACGAACGCTGGGCGCGCCGCCTGCGTGCAACGTTGCGCACGCTCGTCGATGCGCGCGGCCTCCTGCGCGATGGTTTCGATGCCAATCGCAAACGTCTCTCCAGCACCTCGCCCCACGCGCAAACCCTCGCGTTGCTGGCCAACCTCACCCCGCGCCACGCCGCGGCACAGGAACGATTTCTCCTCGCCTATCTCGCCGACGAATCGCCGCACCGCGCGCAGCCGAGCGCCTATTGGATCACTTACGTTTACACCGTGCTCGCCGCGCGCGGCCACGGACGCGCCGTGGTCGACCATCTGCATCCCCGCTGGGCGCCGATGATCGCCCACGGTTCGACGTTCGAACTGTTCCGCGATCACCCCGAATTCCCCATCAGCCATTCGCACGCGTGGTCGGCGCATCCGCTCTTCCATCTCATGCAGACCATCGGCGGAGTTCGCCAGGCGTCCGTCGCGTGGAAAACCATCCGCTTCGCCCCGGTGTTCCTCGGCGCCTCCGGCGGCTGCACCGTGCCGACGCCCCGCGGCGAAATCGTTTCGTCCTGGCAGCGTCATGCCGATCACACTGAGGTCCGACTCAGTTTGCCCCGCGGGGTCACGGCCGAAATCGCGCTGCCCGGTTTGCCGCGCCGCCGCGTGACGGGCTCCCGGAGGTGGGCGCTCCCCGCCGACGTTGCGTAACGGCGCGCGCTCGCCCACGGTTCCTCCCATGCCCAGCGCCGGACACTTTTGGGAACTGATTCTCGGCACCGTGGTGGCGTTGCTGCCGCTGATCAACCCGCTCGCCGCTGCGCCGACGTTTCTCGCCATCACCGAGGGCGACACCCTGGAGCGGCGTCTGCAGCAACTGCGGATGGCCTGCATCTACATGGTGGTCATCCTCGTTAGTTTTCTGATTGGCGGGACGTTCATCATGGGATTTTTCGGCATCTCGATCCCAGGACTGCGCATCGCCGGCGGCCTGCTCGTCGCCGGTATCGGTTCGGGCATGTTGATGCAAAATCCCCGGCAGCCCGTGCAGCACGAAACCGATCACGTGGAGGCGCGCGCGAAACGCGATGTGTCGTTCTCGCCTTTGGCCATGCCGATGTTGAGCGGCCCCGGCTCGATCGCGGTGACGCTCGGCTTCACCTCACTCGCCAGCGATTGGCTCGACTACACCGCCATCATTCTGGGCATTTTGGTCGTCGCGGTTTTTACCTACGTCACACTGCGGCTCTCGGGCCGCATCGTGCAGGTGATCGGCCAAAACGGCATGAACGCCCTCACGCGCATCATGGGTTTCTTGCTCCTGTGCATCGGCATTCAATTCGTCGTCAACGGCGTCATCGGCATCGCGACCGATCCCACTTTTCTGCACCAGATTCGTCAGGTCCTCGCCACCCACTAGACGCCGCGGCGCTGCGACGACGACCAGCGAGCGCGCCGCGGCCGGCCGCTCAATACTTCCGCTGCACCGTCGCGCCCGAACGGTCGCGAAACAGCAGAACCTTCTGCCGCGCGTCCACGGATTCAAAAGTGATGCCCAGCCGCAGGTCCACGACCTCGCCGGCGCGCACCATATGCCCGTTGAGCAAAGCCCGCGCGGGCTGGCCTTGAAACACGCCGCTAATCTGCGCGTTGGCCACCCACGAGCTAAACTCGGGACTCGCATGTGACGTCTCCACGAGCGACGACGTCGTCGCCGTCACTCCCGGCGCCACTTGGAAATGCGTGACCGCCTCTGTCTGCCCGGGCGTGGCCGGCCGCGGTCCACCCGTCGGCAACGCGGCGTCAAATTCCGCCGTGCGGTCCTTCGCCACCGGCACGTCCGCGCCCGCTGCGCCGACGTCTTGTCGCCGCCCAGCCTGCGCGTCCGCGGTTTGCCGGGCTCGCTCCACGGCCTGGCCCTGCGCCGTCATCGGCGATTTCGTCCTTGTGTTTTCGCTTGGGGCGGGGCCGACAACTTTCGGTGCCAACGGCGAGTGAAACGCGTTCGCGCCCTTCGGCGCCGCGTTCGGTTCCACCAGCACCGGGCTCTCTTGGAAATAGGGCACCGCAAAGTAGATGCCACCTGCGATCACCACGATCGCCAGCACACCGACAAGCACGTTCAGCTTCCGGCGCACGCTCCGCAGTCGATCACGCTCGCGCCGGGTCGCCATCGGCACCTCGGGCTCCGGAATGTCCACTCCCTCCGGCGCGCGCAAAT harbors:
- a CDS encoding LacI family DNA-binding transcriptional regulator, which gives rise to MSWEKRTTLKDVAGRLGLSVAAVSLALRNHPSISAATTAKVKAMARELNYAPDPGLSALAAHRSRLRVHRDFSVIALVTNWSSRDAWTTRTSAKQAIEGVTLRARSLGYSLQVFWAREQGCSARRFSAVLRNRGIRGVILAPFEDPRDRLDLEWKDFAVVALERPVQYPLFHHIVPNHFAGILLAWEQLRARNYTRIGIIVWTDLSDRTLHQWEAGYAYLQSRTLEANRVSALVLQPEDPVGQIRSWLRRERPEAVISRSDGFFEAVRAEGLRIPQDIGYASLNVADDVPQASGIQQHRSEMGEFAVEILNSLLQSNQRGFNAVPHGTHVDGTWQEGRTVRGLPAARKKAREPR
- a CDS encoding sulfatase-like hydrolase/transferase, with product MAAPSPFPAPSSGRPPPNVVFIIADDHRHDALGVCGHPAVRTPHLDALARRGTHFARTYQMGGLIAAVCSPARAALLTGCNVIRADAAPSPSSQPDRLVALAPDLTTLPERFRAAGYETFITGKWHNDPAALQRSFTGGRRIFFGGMSDHHHVPLRDYSPTGDYSAPPYYEAGFSTELFCRAAEEFIQQPRGPFFLYLALTSPHDPRTPPPEFATLYPPADIPLPANFLPDHPFDNGEIAIRDERLADHPLQPDVLRAHLAAYYGMISHHDAQLSRVFTALREAGLESNTLVVYVSDHGLSLGSHGLLGKQNLYEESVRVPLLLAGPGVTAGRTETAPVYSLDLFSTLPALAGLPAAPAHDSRPLPLTASTPDGRRHFVFALYKDCQRMVSDGRWKLIRYYVHGQERRQLFDLDNDPAELTDLSTVAAHQPVIHRLLARLNAWQSSIGDRWLPPALLPGDVDSDLVA
- a CDS encoding SLC5 family protein translates to MTHLRVSPLDLGIVLGYFVFTIALGAWFSRRKVETGEGFFLAGRSARWPVIGASLFSANISSQQFVGMAGLAYTLGLVAGAFQLVGAGCFLLLALFFVDVYLGLKLTTAPEFFERRYGSGTRLFVAGINVVMILAANLTAALYAGATVLTTLLGWTAPGQFLIAVVAIAGGAAICAIFGGLRSVMWIDVFQASVLVLGGLVTLFAALAHAGGLAALLPMHDPAGHSMWSVVQPWNHAFGWLPLLTGAVILGVHGHCTDHDYVQRALAARSVYHSKMGAVFAALLKILALFIIAAPGVIAARLIPGLAHPDQAYAEMVAHFVPPGLVGLVLAGLLAAILGTMAAGLAASSSMLTYDFALKIFPRLDERARVRLGRALMALILVGCSAAAPLIARYSGLFAYLVKLWSLLAPPVFVCVVFGIFSRRADNRGAIATLIVGSTLGLAAFLVLDSPAAVAKLPVYLRNPLNIGFTITLVCTAVMLAASRGRFSPAARLAFAQRAAVPMSDREQRRYRLFLASVLIVLVAVIVLFSPLGLLRA
- a CDS encoding MalY/PatB family protein, producing the protein MTFDFDTPLNRVGSDSQKWQKYAGRDILPMWVADMDFRSSPAIIDALQRRVAHGIFGYARPVASTIDAVVDAFARRYGWAIDPAWLVWLPGLVGGLNLTAQALTAPGDEVLTLTPVYPPFMSAPKNSGRVSVPVPFALHTTAARWEIDWVALERSVTPRTKLFFLCNPHNPLARVWRRDELTQLAEFCARHDLILCSDEIHCDLILDPALPHIPSASLSSELAQRTITLMAPSKTYNIPGLGTSLAIIPDATLRARFVRAAAGIVAEVTALGFTACEAAYRDSEPWRQALLAYLRGNRDHLLSFLQRELPAVRVEAPIEATYLAWLNVSALGLADPIAHFEEHGVGLSEGAYFGARRGDYVRLNFGCPRATLSEGLARMKRAAAAAR
- a CDS encoding thiol-disulfide oxidoreductase DCC family protein, which produces MPEPSTASSPSVPQRVLLFDGECGLCQGLVRLLLRSDRRGKLWFAPLQGETAQAFLRARDLPTTDFDTAVYVPDWAGRRVTILVRTDAVLAVLAALGGAWRAVAWCRAIPRSWRDAAYRLVARVRYRLFGAYRPRVLPPEWQARILP
- the dusB gene encoding tRNA dihydrouridine synthase DusB, producing MRLGPYELPSPLFLSPLAGYTNLPMRVTLRELGGLSWTTTDLVNARSLLERNRTALKLVASASEDRPFAIQLFGSVPEEMRDAAIVCEELGAQSIDINMGCPVRKVVSIGGGSAMMTELDKTARLVRGMIDAVKIPITAKMRLGWDDANLTAPDLARVLEDTGVAAIFVHGRTRAQGFSGGVNLAGIRAVVQAVRAIPVIGNGDVTTPSAAQRMLAETECAGVSIGRGAFYDPWIFRRTAHLLRTGELLPEPTFTERLRVMRRHFERYCDFYGEEHGARLFRKVAPWYAKRFGPAKPFKRRIITITSRADFDAAIAEYLAWRAPFCGADGELLPKYEPAPMIASFERPDGEPDVLQRESIPVPKGPVDVW
- a CDS encoding alpha-L-rhamnosidase C-terminal domain-containing protein, with protein sequence MKRSASAPSPETLIFRGASWLWPHDLRWDLVNAYALFRRGFQLDRVPRRAPLFITADQSYQLFVNGAFVARGPARGFQAHWPYDEVDLARWLVPGRNVIAVRAYNPGASNFQYVSQGYAGLLVAARWGRLSLASDASWRCLPDPGPRRDTIRTAIQLFPQEHFDARPGPVDWTSTAFDDHAWLTPATQPFGVLPWASLEPRGIPLLREVAQRPGRIIGRAAGDCGMDWATTRNVYLLRQNEDHRHAPATGDAAEFDVPATGPGRFRSVLIDLGQPVVGNFSVVVAGGRGGEIIDFIYTEIIDAATLAPDLRFPDGSRVTLSARLICRAGRTAHFFYHPFGFRFATITVRESAAPLQISLTFRSTLYPLERRGAFHSSEPGLEQIWETCARSQQNCMLDAYVDTPWREQAQWWGDARVQAWNTFHLSGDARLFRRGIFQIGAQTTADGVTYGHAPTMAHNCVLPDFTLIWMLTQWDYYWQTGDLEPFRAQRATVARALAYFEAHTGPDGLVTHDPRYWLFLDWTDLPKDGAPTVYNLWLVLALERLAAMHRLTREAAVAVRYERWARRLRATLRTLVDARGLLRDGFDANRKRLSSTSPHAQTLALLANLTPRHAAAQERFLLAYLADESPHRAQPSAYWITYVYTVLAARGHGRAVVDHLHPRWAPMIAHGSTFELFRDHPEFPISHSHAWSAHPLFHLMQTIGGVRQASVAWKTIRFAPVFLGASGGCTVPTPRGEIVSSWQRHADHTEVRLSLPRGVTAEIALPGLPRRRVTGSRRWALPADVA
- a CDS encoding MarC family NAAT transporter, which codes for MPSAGHFWELILGTVVALLPLINPLAAAPTFLAITEGDTLERRLQQLRMACIYMVVILVSFLIGGTFIMGFFGISIPGLRIAGGLLVAGIGSGMLMQNPRQPVQHETDHVEARAKRDVSFSPLAMPMLSGPGSIAVTLGFTSLASDWLDYTAIILGILVVAVFTYVTLRLSGRIVQVIGQNGMNALTRIMGFLLLCIGIQFVVNGVIGIATDPTFLHQIRQVLATH